The Besnoitia besnoiti strain Bb-Ger1 chromosome IV, whole genome shotgun sequence genome contains a region encoding:
- a CDS encoding hypothetical protein (encoded by transcript BESB_052570) yields MDFLSGSYQVNRASDSMTSVYPPAVSSQPSSRPFDGPVTSTPESQRSVRDNNPSEPLVPLSMSGAEPHATRPSEGLLPSNGVTEAHTGVPRTEAEEPLSAYSGRSNDVEDSAVSFLHDEGSVTPQATMSGPPTSAAPSPGSQADKDDMTGFPRGGYIPPFAVFSAEPSGRASARGGRGNPRQESSEPGALLYGDLDDYLENAKDPYASQLAALSRGADKERTVTATSTTPPYTYSPTYNPYSDNIDVDQIPDSPYHNYAYAEDPFPSPYSTHSRLENYGTEFNNRYYHEQRISPNISWNEYTRRKKEADEARKREEQLQQEGRIGVLEAADSSFQGLIGFPYEPRRRTNRTSRS; encoded by the coding sequence ATGGACTTTCTTTCCGGAAGTTACCAAGTGAACAGGGCCTCAGACTCTATGACAAGCGTCTACCCTCCGGCAGTTTCGTCCCAGCCCAGTAGTCGACCCTTTGACGGCCCAGTCACTTCGACACCCGAGTCCCAGCGCAGCGTCAGAGATAATAATCCATCGGAACCGTTAGTTCCCTTATCCATGAGTGGAGCGGAACCACATGCCACGCGACCTTCTGAGGGCCTGCTGCCATCCAACGGAGTGACGGAGGCACATACGGGAGTGCCCAGaacagaagcagaggagCCTTTGTCGGCGTACAGTGGGCGATCCAACGACGTCGAAGACTCAGCTGTGTCTTTCCTGCACGATGAAGGCAGTGTGACACCACAGGCGACGATGTCTGGACCCCCCAcatccgcggcgccgagtccAGGCTCGCAGGCGGACAAAGATGATATGACTGGCTTTCCTCGGGGCGGCTACATACCTCCGTTTGCGGTTTTCTCAGCCGAGCCCTCCGGACGTGCAAGTgcacgaggaggccgcggaaaTCCGAGGCAAGAGTCGAGCGAACCTGGCGCTCTACTATATGGAGACCTGGATGATTACCTAGAAAACGCGAAGGATCCCTACGCCAGCCAACTCGCAGCTCTCTCTCGAGGAGCTGACAAAGAAAGAACGGTTACAGCGACATCCACCACTCCGCCTTACACGTATTCACCTACATACAACCCATACAGTGACAATATTGACGTCGATCAGATCCCTGACAGCCCGTACCATAATTATGCGTATGCAGAAGATCCTTTTCCTAGTCCCTATAGCACGCATTCTCGGCTGGAGAATTATGGGACCGAGTTCAACAATAGATATTATCATGAACAACGTATCTCTCCCAATATATCGTGGAACGAATACACACGTaggaagaaagaagcagacgaagctCGCAAGCGAGAAGAGCAATTGCAGCAAGAAGGGCGCATCGGTGTGCTGGAAGCAGCAGATTCGTCCTTCCAGGGCCTAATTGGGTTTCCATACGAGCCACGTCGCAGGACAAATCGGACGTCCCGATCGTAA
- a CDS encoding hypothetical protein (encoded by transcript BESB_052620), protein MSLRRCVEDCLGVSVFCLHALQNGVRLSDPPCQELCRVADNPQSVASLFASLRKCGLNLVPVPADSRSLGIDQKDAEIERQACRELGFVASFVDFAAVSGSATSGADEVGVRIRENPWCEELDPDSCELEPEFETVVFRQGQCKYLQNRTQAIPLADNCGGAANQASTVAHATLFQCLMTRTHSEKARQRLSKASSPELARNVFEFLVLSKVLSFTVVER, encoded by the exons ATGTCACTCAGGAGGTGCGTGGAGGAttgcctcggcgtctcggtGTTCTGCCTCCATGCGCTCCAGAACGGAGTCAGACTCAGCGACCCGCCGTGCCAAGAGCTTTGCCGAGTCGCGGACAACCCTCAGTCCGTAGCATCTCTATTCGCAAGCCTTCGAAA GTGCGGGCTCAATCTTGTTCCTGTGCCTGCTGACAGTCGTTCTCTCGGTATCGACCAGAAAGATGCTGAAATCGAGCGGCAGGCCTGTCGCGAACTTGGATTCGTAGCCTCTTTCGTCGATTTCGCTGCGGTTTCAGGAAGTGCGACCAGCGGCGCAG ACGAGGTAGGCGTGAGAATTAGGGAGAACCCTTGGTGCGAGGAACTCGATCCAGACAGCTGTGAGCTGGAACCCGAATTCGAGACAGTCGTATTCCGCCAAGGACAGTGCAA ATACCTCCAGAATCGCACACAAGCTATTCCACTTGCAGACAACTGCGGCGGTGCCGCGAACCAGGCTTCTACAGTGGCGCACGCAACCCTGTTTCAGTGCCTCATGACCCGAACGCATTCTGAGAAAGCACGCCAGAGGCTCTCTAAGGCGTCCTCCCCCGAACTCGCTCGGAACGTGTTCGAGTTCCTCGTTCTGTCCAAAGTGCTTTCCTTTACAGTTGTCGAACGATAG
- a CDS encoding hypothetical protein (encoded by transcript BESB_052580), whose product MSGNGASHADELLGVELDQFTGVPAGIPIPLLVPKLLGPSSVTDRAPPVKCVEENVDVFVIAHGHLSVLPEELASVLGLVQFVLLPVESGAAERGSTSSSAPSLPLREAHPSEPPLSLLESFHTADPERVSVGVAPAGRVVQLSPCELPMLDTGASSAIQPREMAGPWVPLEIVTLREPPEKVPKGCDCMLLLVIDSVPELLVHLASLPDGDVALVQGAPVLAPSDSKVEELHVPTPRTISLSFLKVSDGTTRVMLEDSKLLGLAGELDMFQPPLESRPPGALGLHPSPTELMGAEVTELGGRPLEIISGAWLMDDEGLIVPVFRCGRAEAAEDPVSPLVPMELDIAGRGAHAGAEGLRDGEVPEGAKDSNTDGG is encoded by the coding sequence ATGTCTGGGAACGGGGCATCCCACGCCGATGAGCTGCTTGGTGTTGAGCTAGACCAATTCACAGGCGTCCCTGCCGGCATACCGATTCCGCTGTTGGTACCTAAACTGCTGGGTCCATCCTCTGTTACCGATCGTGCGCCTCCTGTGAAATGCGTTGAGGAAAACGTCGATGTATTTGTGATTGCCCATGGCCATCTGTCTGTGTTACCTGAGGAGCTCGCTTCTGTGTTGGGACTGGTCCAGTTTGTGCTTCTTCCTGTGGAGAGTGGTGCAGCCGAGCGTGGCTCGACGTCATCGTCAGCTCCTTCCCTTCCGCTTCGCGAGGCCCACCCATCGGAaccgcctctgtctcttcttgaGTCATTCCACACTGCGGATCCAGAACGCGTTTCTGTCGGAGTCGCTCCCGCTGGGCGAGTGGTCCAGCTTTCTCCCTGTGAGTTACCTATGCTGGATACTGGCGCATCATCTGCTATCCAGCCCCGTGAGATGGCAGGCCCATGGGTTCCACTCGAGATAGTGACACTCCGCGAACCTCCGGAAAAGGTGCCGAAGGGCTGTGACTGCATGCTGCTGCTGGTCATCGATTCCGTCCCAGAACTGCTAGTCCATCTTGCCTCATTACCTGATGGTGATGTGGCGCTCGTCCAAGGAGCACCCGTCCTAGCACCCTCAGACAGTAAAGTTGAGGAACTCCATGTGCCGACTCCGCGAACGATCTCACTGTCGTTTCTGAAGGTTTCGGACGGGACGACGCGCGTCATGCTAGAAGATTCTAAACTGCTTGGATTAGCCGGGGAACTCGACATGTTCCAGCCACCTCTAGAATCAAGGCCTCCGGGTGCGCTCGGCCTCCATCCCTCTCCAACCGAGCTAATGGGGGCCGAAGTCACTGAACTGGGCGGTAGACCGCTCGAGATCATCTCTGGTGCGTGGCTAATGGATGATGAAGGGCTCATCGTCCCTGTGTTCCGTTGTGGCCGCGCggaagctgcagaagacCCAGTGAGCCCACTGGTGCCAATGGAACTAGATATCGCTGGACGTGGTGCCCATGCTGGCGCCGAGGGGCTGAGGGATGGTGAAGTTCCTGAAGGAGCAAAAGATTCCAACACTGATGGCGGATAA
- a CDS encoding hypothetical protein (encoded by transcript BESB_052610), translated as MASPPNPLGVSPGGDGEGTDRFVVGTRFSPSTPDANALYAAVSGSLGGRNVAASPYSASFGIKDQMTLADIRRKAQEDKEHGRDAAHLKRYRHICYTSETSAVQMNERKLSTLYCSVCGAHALVTEEDFQSLPRRGSDDAVILESFNKLYTVPSDRVLLRRPAGLEVQYRVVCRDCGFPIGYRPVPFNEPTRMVYFFKDALVPEQSQAGALQRRQRVAPQAAR; from the exons ATGGCCTCGCCTCCAAATCCGCTGGGCGTCAGCCCAGGAGGCGATGGTGAGGGGACAGATCGCTTCGTGGTAGGCACGCGGTTTTCGCCTTCGACGCCGGATGCGAATGCGCTCTATGCCGCCGTTAGCGGTAGCCTGGGAGGGCGGAAcgtggcggcgtcgccgtatTCTGCGTCATTTGGGATAAAAGACCAAATGACACTCGCGGATATCCGCAGGAAGGCACAGGAAGATAAGGAGCACGGACGCGACGCTGCCCACCTCAAAAGATACAGA CACATCTGTTACACTTCGGAGACGAGCGCAGTGCAGATGAATGAGCGGAAACTGAGCACGCTGTACTGCTCGGTGTGCggtgcgcatgcgcttgtGACGGAGGAAGATTTCCAGAGCCTTCCTCGACGAGGCTCAGACGACGCTGTC ATCTTGGAGTCCTTCAACAAACTCTACACCGTGCCCTCCGACCGCGTGCTTCTGCGAAGACCTGCGGGCTTGGAGGTTCAATACAG AGTCGTGTGCCGCGACTGCGGCTTCCCCATTGGCTATCGGCCCGTGCCCTTCAATGAGCCGACGCGCATGGTCTACTTCTTCAAGGACGCACTCGTGCCTGAACAGTCTCAGGCTggcgctctgcagcgtcgccagcgcgtcgcgcctcagGCGGCCAGATGA
- a CDS encoding hypothetical protein (encoded by transcript BESB_052560), whose amino-acid sequence MSATSLSTEPEFAACGEHASFVVYGPGRSETSSLFGGTGSGAQDGILFLAVEDLFSKLLLKQLSGLRGPIAAEAYRASMRRILCHFRRASKGCFPFYYPQQKRVTKDAQCVTGRLTFLDIGANSASVVKRHGSCLEADRGAVSPPDALARAIFRAVVDSDPAHSPRLPREPRGNAKFARIIQNILEVSSLTSLLVCINPTPGGYEAAQQACDELTQEMFEAKEAAKNRVGGTQRSSQAPQHLFPMANATEIRLERELITTCTRTGRRSKELKTD is encoded by the exons ATGTCGGCTACTTCACTTTCTACAGAGCCTGAATTCGCCGCTT GCGGAGAGCATGCATCCTTTGTAGTTTACGGGCCCGGCCGCAGCGAAACATCTTCGCTGTTCGGAGGCACTGGATCGGGTGCCCAAGACGGAATCTTGTTTTTGGCTGTTGAAGATTTGTTCTCGAAACTCTTGCTGAAGCAGCTCTCTGGA TTGCGAGGTCCGATAGCTGCCGAGGCATACAGGGCGTCAATGCGGCGCATTCTTTGCCACTTCAGGCGAGCGTCGAAGGGGTGCTTCCCGTTCTATTATCCTCAGCAGAAGAG GGTCACCAAAGACGCACAGTGCGTAACTGGGCGGCTCACGTTCCTCGACATCGGCGCCAACAGTGCCAGTGTTGTCAAACGTCACGGGAGTTGCCTGGAAGCGGATCGAGGAGCTGTGTCTCCTCCTGACGCACTTGCGCGTGCGATATTTCGAGCTGTAGTGGATTCTGATCCTGCACATTCTCCTCGGTTgccgcgagagcctcgcggaAACGCCAAGTTCGCTCGCATCATTCAA AACATTCTTGAGGTATCTTCACTTACGAGTCTGTTGGTCTGCATCAACCCTACTCCCGGGGGCTATGAG GCAGCACAACAGGCGTGCGACGAGCTAACGCAAGAGATGTTTGAGGCCAAAGAAGCGGCGAAGAACAGGGTAG GCGGCACACAGCGATCATCGCAGGCTCCGCAACATCTGTTTCCCATGGCAAACGCGACCGAAATAA GATTAGAGAGAGAGCTGATCACGACTTGCACACGCACAGGGAGGCGTTCGAAAGAGCTGAAAACCGATTAA
- a CDS encoding oxidoreductase, short chain dehydrogenase/reductase family protein (encoded by transcript BESB_052600), whose protein sequence is MATSGLVEFLSYPGPLLLVVLFLVCHPLATLLRFLWAALAAFLLRDCDFATKLLPERRGYWKNKVAWVTGASSGIGLSLCRMLASRRCFVILSSRNEGDLVRARDDAIAYCQSLNISRSEDDFLILPFDMKKPDLFPRVVDYARRWKGKLDVLFSNAGVACRGVMLPSTVDNEVMQVNLLSQMAFVKLVTARMIQQQSGQIVFTNSMSSRITLGGRTAYSAAKGALLNFAYGLSRELRGMGSPVHVTSVLPGYVKTSLCDRELYADGSLPKGAHMAEDIRTGLSSDRTAELMLRGSSRHLSEIWVGKNPDLFYMYAMYYFPDIANRFVDFGATSYARSIEQEIRERRYAIRKAGGASALDKKPQEREMTVLKKRKSSGEKVSSPSSASGYASAFGLPSFLSGEKKESTKGRELAGAEKAEKREAPLGDPHGKSQDLAAFANPGKGSIEPGAGENATVMPGGPGAVETVANAISDAVAQLGKLASFGSDTTRGEDEENTNGGEVRRTSSLGEGANVPVVGGITETAKLGDAHEAATRAPEHRAEREKPRAGVAATGKETEA, encoded by the exons ATGGCAACGTCAGGACTTGTTGAGTTTCTCAGTTACCCGGGGCCGTTGCTGCTGGTTGTCTTGTTTCTGGTGTGCCACCCGCTGGCCACGCTCCTCCGCTTTCTTTGGGCAGCACTGGCGGCCTTCTTATTGAGAGACTGCGACTTTGCCACCAAACTGCTCCCAGAGCGACGGGGTTACTGGAAGAACAAAGTCGCCTGGGTCACAG gcgcctcaaGTGGAATTGGCCTCAGTCTGTGTCGCATGCTCGCGAGCAGGCGGTGCTTCGTGATTCTGTCGAGCCGGAACGAAGGTGACTTGGTGAGAGCTCGAGATGATGCAATTGCGTACTGTCAAAGCTTGAACATCAGCCGTTCGGAAGACGACTTTTTGATCCTTCCGTTCGACATGAAGAAACCAGACTTATTTCCTCGTGTTGTGGACTACGCGAGAAGGTGGAAAGGCAAGCTCGACGTTCTCTTCAGCAACGCAG GTGTGGCGTGCCGCGGGGTTATGCTCCCGTCGACGGTCGACAACGAGGTTATGCAGGTGAACTTGCTCTCTCAGATGGCCTTCGTAAAGCTCGTGACGGCCCGCATGATTCAGCAGCAAAGCGGCCAAATCGTGTTTACGAACTCTATGAGCTCGCGCATCACACTCGGCGGCAGAACCGCGTACAGTGCGGCAAAAGGCGCCCTGCTGAACTTCGCCTATGGACTTTCGC GCGAGTTACGAGGAATGGGGAGCCCCGTGCACGTCACGAGTGTGCTGCCTGGATACGTGAAGACATCGCTCTGTGATAGAGAGCTCTACGCGGACGGCTCGCTTCCGAAAGGCGCTCACATGGCTGAAGACATTCGAACAG GCCTCTCTTCGGATCGTACAGCCGAGTTGATGCTGCGCGGGAGCTCGCGGCACCTCTCGGAGATCTGGGTCGGTAAGAACCCGGATCTGTTTTACATGTACGCGATGTACTACTTTCCGGATATTGCTAACCGTTTCGTGGACTTTGGTGCGACTTCCTACGCGCGAAGCATCGAACAAGAaatccgcgagcgccgctaCGCCATTCGCAAAGCCGGCGGTGCCTCGGCTCTTGACAAGAAGCCCCAGGAGAGGGAAATGACAGTCCTGAAAAAGCGCAAGTCTTCTGGTGAGAAGGTGTCTTCGCCCTCCAGTGCGTCTGGGTATGCTTCGGCGTTTGGGCTTccttcgtttctctctggagaaaaaaaggaaagcACGAAGGGACGCGAACTTGCCGGCGCGGAAAAGgctgagaagcgcgaggcaccTCTCGGCGACCCCCATGGGAAAAGCCAGGATCTGGCAGCTTTCGCAAATCCTGGAAAAGGCTCGATCGAGCCCGGCGCAGGTGAAAACGCCACAGTCATGCCGGGAGGCCCGGGCGCAGTCGAGACAGTTGCAAACGCCATCTCCGACGCTGTGGCGCAGCTTGGAAAACTCGCATCGTTCGGCTCAGACACAacccgcggcgaggacgaagaaaacACCAACGGCGGCGAAGTCCGCCGAACGAGTTCTCTCGGAGAGGGCGCGAATGTCCCTGTCGTCGGCGGCATCACCGAGACCGCGAAACTCGGGGACGCACACGAGGCCGCAACACGAGCGCCTGAACACCGCGCGGAGCGAGAAAAACCACGGGCCGGTGTCGCGGCAACTGGGAAAGAAACAGAAGCTTAA
- a CDS encoding hypothetical protein (encoded by transcript BESB_052590) → MPLPAEQQTGDGEFPGGRFLKGLHKCLQPEPPTSRMCDSIRAVENRERAEKLLAEAGARQRELQLRRRRALHNRQRRCRSTDPPPLRGNPEGQTEGNAQSGKGQGSSVLGLLLSLGSTRGRAQKATSKPRFDWRQSLSSGFSWVRRWPLAAFVDGECAAGTAEASSQRVASWIDSLETGRSADGFLSDHSSSCSAFGSSRISLPRPPHAPRSGGTPRLSTSASATDDEDGGLSLHCPFHSPLSCSCAPLQTGERGGAHASSEDNTHRAKVGPRPLDTRERRDDARASPLPEDAPLSRRASRAACGLAAPGRRTLSFKTEPFVSVTLDLSRLELSESSPPTPVFDERESLLDLGGSGPPFPSSPSAPDLRSFQASSCASSSSSVYLSPSHRVWAAATNSPPQSPAAASHPSVPSQPLTKCVGKASAEWSSPRPSAGEGGDAERVASGPVSFREPPPPCFLQGNPASEMVAAFYQFVEVAHQIRQEALSELPSPSRNGSSGSEGEQAEAETCGEVVLSTSLAAATAARAQNGFAFACEIEKISSSGESRDREGGGEKASHGSVDGLASALETEELAGSYRLLRFLQGYGFDVQQAAEAYRRHVSWRVQQRIDTTMRNFILREMVLPLAPERAPGHAVVSRNFPNNPLLRTDSGEQGEGEEVNDSNRPEHCGRARACGETAHAGTAPSETAPLTNGVDLESGYAERRAGSSSDAAGHAATDARNAKRRATGAEHAEACAVGSSPAAFPLSGGCESARGSAYSAPPARRLPWARSTHSPRILFDKAGSIITVERPGVLDERRLFEDIPEELFFRWQWYQLEFRNVLLDRLSRETGRLVTATFILDLQGFSAKSINRRTIGLLRHLICISNENYPESVGHIFFINTPRLFSVVWSTLQGWLNPRTISKIHLLEGDYEAVLREFIDPASLPPSLGGSCKSSLALVPTLTESEILSARVGGDPLTLHVGARRKERLEVKVPAGHRLAWAWVIVEHDVAFRIKWQPAAGGEERVLLDVKKHEGSKPVKGAVHADQEGTVAFVFDNSWSLFSSRTIFYKVSDVQRMA, encoded by the exons atgccgctgcccgcggagCAGCAAACGGGGGACGGCGAGTTTCCTGGCGGGCGGTTTTTGAAGGGGCTTCACAAGTGTTTGCAGCCCGAGCCGCCTACTTCCCGCATGTGTGACTCGATTCGCGCCGTTGAGAACCGCGAAAGGGCTGAGAAGCTCCTGGCTGAGGCAGGGGCCCGCCAGAGGGAGCTccagcttcgccgccggcgagctctGCACaacaggcagcggcgctgcagaagcacgGACCCACCTCCACTGCGTGGAAATCCGGAGGGTCAGACGGAGGGCAACGCACAGTCGGGGAAGGGCCAGGGCTCCTCTGTCTTAGGGTTGCTCTTGTCTCTCGGCTCGACCAGGGGTCGCGCTCAGAAGGCGACATCGAAGCCCAGATTCGATTGGAGACAAAGCCTGAGCAGTGGGTTCTCGTGGGTGAGACGGTGGCCCCTGGCTGCTTTCGTGGATGGAGAATGCGCTGCAGGGACGGCAGAAGCGTCttcgcagcgcgtcgcctcttgGATAGACTCGCTCGAGACAGGACGCTCGGCTGACGGCTTTCTCTCAGATCATTCCTCGTCTTGCTCTGCCTTTGGCTCTTCTCGCATCTCTCTGCCAAGGCCTCCACACGCGCCTCGTTCTGGGGGAACGCCGCGACTGTCGACTTCAGCGTCCGCCaccgacgacgaagacggggGCTTGTCGCTCCACTGCCCCTTCCACAGCCCACTGAGCTGTTCgtgtgcgcctctgcagactgGCGAACGAGGCGGTGCGCACGCATCCAGTGAAGACAATACGCACCGCGCGAAGGTGGGGCCGCGTCCCCTAGACacacgcgagcgccgagacgacgcgaggGCGTCGCCTCTTCCTGAGGACGCGCCGTTGTCGCGGAGAGCCTCCCGTGCGGCGTGCGGTCTGGCTGCGCCTGGCCGCAGGACGCTGTCCTTCAAAACGGAGCCGTTTGTGTCGGTCACCCTCGATCTCTCGCGTCTAGAGCTTAGCGAGTCGTCGCCACCCACCCCAGTCTtcgacgagcgcgagagtCTTCTCGACCTGGGGGGGAGCGGGCCCCCTTtcccttcgtcgccgtctgcgcctgaTCTGCGTTCTTTCCAGGCTTCCTcttgcgcctcctcttcctcctccgtctatctctcgccgtcgcatcGCGTGTGGGCAGCCGCGACCAACAGcccgccgcagtcgccggctgcggcgtcgcaccCGTCTGTTCCCTCGCAGCCTCTCACCAAATGTGTCGGGAAAGCCAGTGCAGAGTGGAGCTCTCCACGCCCTTCGGCTGGCGAGGGGGGCGACGCCGAACGAGTGGCGTCTGGTCCTGTCTCGTTCCGCGaaccgcctccgccttgctTCCTCCAAGGCAACCCCGCATCAGAGATGGTTGCCGCGTTTTACCAGTTTGTGGAAGTCGCGCACCAGATTCGGCAAGAGGCCCTGAGCgagctgccgtcgccctcgcggaaCGGCTCTTCGGGCTCCGAAGGAGAGCAGGCCGAAGCGGAGACTTGCGGAGAAGTCGTGCTTTCCacctcgctggcggccgccacggccgcacgcgcgcagaaTGGCTTCGCGTTCGCATGCGAGATAGAGAAGATATCGTCTTCTGGTGAAAGCCGAGATCgggaggggggcggagagaaggcatCTCACGGCTCTGTCGACGGGTTGGCGTCTGCGCTGGAAACCGAAGAGCTCGCAGGCAGCTACCGGCTCCTGCGCTTCCTCCAGGGATATGGATTCGACGTCCAGcaagctgcggaggcctACAGGCGCCACGTCAGCTGGCGCGTCCAGCAGCGAATCGACACAACGATGCGAAACTTCATTCTG CGAGAAATGGTCCTGCCGCTGGCTCCCGAGCGCGCCCCGGGTCATGCGGTGGTGTCTCGGAATTTCCCGAATAATCCTCTTCTCCGCACAGACTCAGGCGAAcagggcgagggagaggaagtcAACGACTCGAACCGACCCGAACACTGTGGGAGAGCAAGAGCCTGCGGCGAGACGGCTCACGCTGGCACGGCTCCAAGTGAAACGGCTCCGTTGACGAACGGCGTCGACTTAGAAAGCGGCTACGCTGAGAGGAGAGCGGGGAGTTCTTCGGACGCCGCGGGACAtgcagcgacagacgcgaggAATGCAAAGCGCCGGGCGACCGGAGCGGAGCACGCCGAGGCGTGCGCCGTGGGCTCCTCCCCGGCTGCCTTTCCACTCTCTGGAGGATGCGAGTCCGCTCGCGGTTCTGCAtactccgcgccgcccgcgcgccggctgcccTGGGCTCGGTCGACGCACTCGCCCCGCATTCTGTTCGACAAGGCGGGGAGCATCATCACGGTGGAGCGACCAG GTGTGTTGGATGAGCGGCGGCTCTTTGAAGACATTCCCGAGGAGCTTTTCTTTAGGTGGCAGTGGTATCAGCTGGAGTTCCGAAATGTTCTCTTGGACCG ATTGTCGCGCGAAACGGGACGCTTGGTCACGGCGACGTTCATCCTCGACCTCCAAGGTTTCTCTGCGAAGTCCATCAACCGCCGCACCATCGG CCTGCTCCGGCATCTCATTTGCATTTCGAATGAGAACTACCCTGAGTCGGTCGGGCACATCTTTTTTATCAACACTCCGCGACTCTTCAGCGTGGTCTGGAGCACGCTCCAAGGCTGGCTGAATCCGAGGACTATCTCGAAAATCCATCTGCTGG AAGGCGACTACGAAGCTGTTTTGCGCGAGTTCATCGATCCGGCTTCTCTGCCACCTTCGCTCGGAGGCTCCTGCAAGTCGTCGCTCGCTCTCGTGCCGACGCTGACGGAGAGCGAGATTCT gtctgcgcgcgtgggcggcgacCCTTTGACGCTCCACGTCGGGGCGCGCCGGAAGGAGCGTCTCGAGGTCAAG GTTCCCGCGGGCCATCGCCTCGCATGGGCGTGGGTCATTGTGGAGCACGACGTGGCTTTTCGTATCAAGTGGCAGCCCGCG gccggcggagaggagcgcGTCCTGCTAGACGTGAAGAAGCACGAGGGCAGCAA ACCAGTGAAAGGTGCTGTGCACGCAGACCAGGAAGGAACGGTTGCCTTCGTCTTTGACAACTCCTGGAGTCTCTTCTCGTCGCGTACGATTTTTTACAAAGTAAGCGACGTGCAGAGAATGGCTTGA
- a CDS encoding hypothetical protein (encoded by transcript BESB_052550) yields the protein MTETNSQGGEADVSTKQLKVGIRLQGAGSTAAPEPLYEVDPAEPGLLWLAEPEPPANDRPYV from the exons ATGACAGAAACAAATAGTCAGGGCGGGGAGGCCGATGTCTCTACAAAACAGCTTAAG GTTGGGATTCGCTTGCAAGGGGCAGGGAGTACGGCCGCACCAGAGCCGCTCTATGAAGTCGATCCTGCGGAGCCCGGGCTACTCTGGTTGGCAGAACCCGAACCGCCTGCTAACGACAGGCCCTATGTGTGA